A genomic segment from Salvelinus alpinus chromosome 8, SLU_Salpinus.1, whole genome shotgun sequence encodes:
- the LOC139582701 gene encoding bone morphogenetic protein 2-like has product MVAVFRSLMVLLLAQVLLGGAAGLIPEVGRRKYSESEKQSPEQSENFLNEFELRLLNMFGLKRRPNPSRQAVVPQYMVDLYRMHSLNGDHSTKRPRSMGRHAERAASKANTIRSFHHEESMEALASLKGRTTQQFFFNLTSIPGEELITSAELRVYRDQVLGATAAPTSNTSHNSSNSSSTSAGGFHRINVYEVFGAPASPRGEPLTRLLDTRLVQDSLSRWESFDVSPAVSQWASGGRHNHGFLVEMLHPDTLGGEEGQRRRRHVRVSRSLHGDQDSWPQARPLLVTYGHDRQGNAVLHRDKRQAAGHRKQRKKHQHKANCRRHALYVDFSDVGWNEWIVAPPGYHAFYCHGECPFPLADHLNSTNHAIVQTLVNSVNSNIPRACCVPTELSPISLLYLDEYEKVILKNYQDMVVEGCGCR; this is encoded by the exons ATGGTCGCGGTGTTTCGTTCTCTCATGGTACTGCTGCTGGCTCAGGTGTTGCTGGGAGGCGCTGCGGGACTAATCCCCGAGGTTGGCCGGAGGAAGTACAGTGAGTCCGAGAAACAGAGCCCGGAGCAGTCGGAGAACTTTCTCAACGAGTTCGAGCTGCGGCTCCTCAATATGTTCGGACTTAAGCGGAGGCCGAACCCGAGCAGACAGGCTGTGGTGCCTCAGTACATGGTGGACCTGTACCGTATGCATTCGTTGAACGGAGACCACAGCACTAAACGGCCCCGGAGCATGGGGAGGCACGCAGAGAGAGCCGCCAGCAAGGCCAACACGATTAGAAGCTTTCACCATGAAG aGTCCATGGAGGCCCTGGCCAGTCTGAAGGGCAGGACAACCCAGCAGTTCTTCTTCAACCTCACCTCCATCCCTGGAGAAGAGCTTATCACCTCTGCAGAGCTCCGGGTATACAGGGACCAGGTCCTGGGGGCCACAGCAGCTCCCACCAGTAACACCAGTCACAACAGCAGTAACAGCTCCAGTACCAGTGCTGGTGGCTTCCATCGTATCAATGTGTACGAGGTGTTTGGAGCCCCTGCATCTCCCCGTGGGGAACCCCTGACACGCCTCTTGGACACGCGGCTGGTGCAGGACTCTCTGAGCCGCTGGGAGAGCTTTGACGTCAGCCCCGCCGTGTCACAGTGGGCCTCCGGGGGGCGCCACAACCACGGCTTCCTGGTTGAGATGCTCCACCCAGACACCCTGGGGGGCGAAGAGGGCCAAAGACGGAGACGACACGTCAGGGTAAGCCGCTCCCTCCACGGGGACCAGGACTCATGGCCCCAGGCTCGCCCCCTGCTGGTGACCTACGGTCATGACAGGCAGGGGAATGCGGTGCTGCACAGGGACAAGAGACAGGCAGCAGGCCACAGGAAACAGAGGAAGAAGCACCAACACAAGGCCAACTGCCGCAGACATGCCCTCTACGTGGACTTCAGCGACGTGGGCTGGAATGAGTGGATAGTTGCACCCCCTGGCTACCACGCCTTCTACTGCCACGGGGAGTGCCCCTTCCCATTGGCCGACCACCTCAACTCCACCAACCATGCCATCGTTCAGACGCTGGTCAACTCTGTGAACTCCAACATCCCCCGGGCGTGCTGCGTGCCCACAGAGCTCAGCCCCATATCACTGCTTTATCTGGATGAGTATGAGAAGGTCATCCTCAAAAACTACCAGGATATGGTGGTGGAGGGATGTGGCTGCCggtga